The Paenibacillus pabuli DNA segment AGACTATTCAGAGATTACGGAAGCAACAAAATCTTTTGTTATCCTTAGACATGATGTTGAATTCTCTTTATCTAGAGCACATATACTAGCCTATTTTGAGTCGAATCATTTGGATATTAGATCTTCATACTTCATTCAAATATCGAATAACTGTTATAACCCCTTTTCTGAAGAGAACATATCAATAATAAGGGATATTATTCGCATGGGTCATCGAATTGGACTACATTATCACTTACCAAAGAATAACAACGGCGACATAGTAAATGGAATAAAAAAAGAACTAGATATTTTATCGTGTTTTATTGGGACTCCGATAGACCGTTTTTCGATCCACAGGCCCACGAAGTTAATTTTGTCTTTGGATTTACAAATAGACAACGTAATAAACAGCTATGCCAGTAGATATTTTAATTACTGCCACGACAATAATTTAATTAATACAAACAAGTCCGACATATTTTATTTATCGGATTCTCAACATAAATGGAAATTTGGATATCCTAACGCAGAGCTGCTTGAAGGTGTGCAACGTGTTCAAATTTTAACTCATCCTTACTCTTGGAGTGAGATGGGGAGTTCATCAGATGATAACTTTGAGACTCTTTTCATGGAAAAGAAGCACGAGCTATTGAATTCGATGAATATGGAATGCAGCCATTTTCCTTATGAAAGAATGAAATTATTTGAAAATTTATGATCATTTAATATTAAAGGGGCCATAAGTTCCATACTGCAGAGAATACCGCACGGATGCCTCATTCGCACAGGCAAGCAGTCCATTTATTGCGTAAACTACAGGAGATTCAGTAGAGCGAGGTGAATTTTATGGCTAACATCAACGATATACGCTTAAAGGCAAAGCGATATAAGGCCAAACCCGTCTGCGTGACTCTTCATAATGGTGAAACATACGTTGGTTATATCGCTGAAGTGAATAACGGTGGAGTGGTGTTAACTGGTGTAGGAACGGTATCGGGCACTCCGACAACAGGAGGCACTTCCCAGCGTTCTAACCGAAACCGGAAAGTTGTTTCAGGCAGTAAGGGAGGTTCCTCTCAGAAAAGAAAACAGGGTAAAGGTACTCGTAAGGGGCCTACCCGTTCGCGCCAAATGCCGCAAGCCCAGGTTTCGTCCTTTCTGCCCATGATGGGTTCCTTGTTTGGCGGGCTCGGTGGCGGGGCCTCTGCTGGAGGTGTAGGAGGATTACTTGGCGGAGGAATGCGGTTATTCGGCATGATCCAACAATTCGTGCCCGTCGTGAAAATGGGCTATGGTATGATCAAGTCCATCAAGCCGTTCATGGGTGCCGTCCAAGGTCTCATGGCTGGGCCTAGTCAGGCCGAACAGGAAGAGGCATAATTCGATCGATTTACGGCCCCTTTGGGGGCTTTTCTTTTTTTCGTTGTTGTCTAAGTTTGAGCCAGAGATCTGGCGCAGGAAAGATTTTGAATCCCTTTCTATTGTTCTGGATATACAAATACCTTCTTGAACAGAAGGCCGTAAACGTACGCTAGAAGTAAAGGAAGAATGTAGGAGAGGGCAGTCCAGTAGATATTCCATCCATTGAAGTACACCACTCTTCCCATTTCTTTTGCCAACCACTCAATGAGGGTTAGAATTAAAGATGTAATTAATATGGCCAGCCAGGGTTTTGCGCCTTTTTTGAGGATTGCAAGCATCATGAGACACCCTGAGATGGGGTAGATGCCCAGATCCATTGGGAGAGCGGTATAGGACTGATTATTGGAGTTAGGGAGGATATTCCAGAAAAAGTTAAAACCAACATCGTTGATGCAAGAAGAAGCAGCTACTCCCAACGGATAAAAAACAAGTAGGATTTTGGGATGTCTTCGTAAGATCCATCCACCAATTAGAACAGGAATAATAAAACCCAGAATAATATTCCCTAACATACAATCCCTCCTCATATTCATCAACTGTAACAATTTCTTATTATTGACTGGACTTGTACATTTTATAAAGAATGAAGCTAAGGAGTAAGGAGGGAATATGGTTTAAGACAGCTAGCCACTGTACCCGTTAATCCGTTTTATTTTTATCCTCAAGAAGGGTATTGAGTTTTTGGTTTAACATCTCTAATTTTTTATCATAGTGCCGATACGTAATAAACCCGATTACGGCTTTAACTGCAAAAAATAATATTGCCGCAATAACGATCAGAACGTAATTATGTGCAATCTGCTTGAGCCATTCATTTAACCCATTCAATCTCTGATAGCCTTCTCTCTGCAAAGTACTTAGATACATCTTTATAGAATGAACCAATACGAAGAAATTATTACCTTACAAAAAATTAAATCCGCATTGGCGGGATAGTTAAGCGCGTTTCTTTGCGTTATTATAAATGAATGGTTTACACTAAAGGGGTTCAAAGTGGAGCATCTTTCTATTTCTGAACACCGACGATTTTTGGAGAGATTATAATGAAATGGTCTCCAAAAGGATAGAATTTGTTAGAGAACCAAAAGAACAATCTTACGGAATAGTTGCTGTATTTAAAGACTTATATGGTAACTTGTGGGATCTGTTGGAAATGAACAAGGATCATCCCATCTCCAAACGAGTCAGGTAGGTTTAGCTTAGCGTTATGGGACCCATTTACATTGTGTGAGTTTTTCGAGAGAATAACATTGATGAAGTTCATTGATGATAAAAGATAGTGAGGTAGGAAAAGATGATTGCAAAAACAGAAGAAGACTTTAATGGTTTGAAGGAAATTGGTAAAATTGTTGCGGCTATTCGGGATGAATTGGTACAACGAACAATTCCGGGCGTAACGACGAAAGAACTCGATGATATAGCTGGAGAGCTCTTTGCCAAAGAAGGGGCCGTATCAGCTCCAAAAAGCGAATATGATTTTCCGGGGTATACATGTATCAGTGTTAATGACGAAGTGGCGCATGGAATTCCTGGACCGCGTGTTATTCAGGAAGGAGATATCGTTAACATAGATGTATCTGGTTCAAAGAATAGTTATTTTGCAGATACGGGAATATCCTTTGTAGTTGGTGAAGGAGAAGAAGTATTAACGAAAATATGCGACGTTGCAAAAAAAGCATTTGAAGCAGGTCTTAAAAAAGCAAAACCCGGCTCCAAAAAAAGCGGGATCGGAAAAGCTGTATTCCAAACTGCAAAACAACATGAATTAACAGTTATTAAAAACCTTACAGGACATGGCATTGGACGTACAATCCATGAAGCACCCGATCATATTTATAATTACAACGATACATCGGATGATGAATTGCTGAAGGAAGGGATGGTAATCGCATTTGAGCCGTTTATCTCAACCTCTGAAGAAGAAGTATACCAGAAGAAGGATGGCTGGACTTTTGCTACAGAAAAAAGCTATGTGGCTCAAATCGAACATACGATTATCCTGACTAAAAATGGTCCCATTATTATTACAGAGTAATGAGCTCAAGAGCGTTGAAGAAGGTCGATTTCCTTTGTGAAATCGGCTTTTTTTGTGTCCCAGGTTCTTGTTTTAGGCAAGACAAGAACCTGGGCATGTTATTTCAGGCTTGTACCGAATCAATAGGGGCAGCAGGTTGTTTCTATTCTAGTTTACCTGGATATTAATGCGGGTACTACTTTCTCCAACTTTTCTCTTGTCGACAACTACGATGGACATACCCTGGTCACAAAGGATATTTGCACACTGGCCACCCGAACTTCCAGCGCCAATAATGAGTACATCGCAGGCTATGTCCTCCTCCAGCTTAGGATAAGAGGGGGATTAGCAATTGTTGTCGGCCAGTACAATTTACCGCTCATTTGAGTCTCTTCCTTATACATATTTGGTACGTAGTATGGACACTTTGCTGCAACGCGATGCAAAACCAGGCATATTGGAGCATCGTACTCCAGACCCAGCCGATACAGGTGACTGGGAGAGGATCCAGCTTATCCATAGTGACATGTTTTATACTCCATAGTAGTTCCCCTTACATGCGAAACATGTTACTATTTAAGTGCTTTAAGGTTTTTCAATATAAGGAGCGCTTAAATATGATCATCCAATTCATTCGTTTAAGGTAATGACAGGTACAGCTCACATACCCCGGAATTTTTAAAACAAGATGCCGGGTTTGTTTGACTGTGCCTTTTTTCGTTGACCTAATACGAATGAAAGGGTGCTTTTTTGTGTTCAAAAAAAGTAAAAAGTTAATTCGTGCAGAGAGAATCAAAGACTCGCTGGAGATATTTAGTTGCCCAATATGCAGCCAACAGATGAAAGTGATGCACTTACAAAGTTTAGTGTGTATCAATCAGCATTGTTTTGATATAGCGAAGCAAGGATATATCAATCTTTCCTCACGCTCGACAAACTCTAAGTATGACAAACAAATCTTTGAAATGAGAAGAATAATTAGCCAGAGCGGGTTATTTAATCCTTTGCAAGCTGCGGTAAGTGATATTATCGTGAGTCACCTCCAGGACAATGAACCAATACGTATACTGGATGCAGGTTGCGGAGAAGGCTCTCATTTGAATAGAATACAAACCAAAATAAATCAGAAAAAACGTAACCCTATATTGGCTGTAGGAATCGATATTTCTAAAGAGGGGATCAGCCTTGCTGCAGCGGAATATTCAAAAGCCATGTGGTGTGTTGCAGACATTGCAAACATCCCATTGGCTAACCAGCAATTCAATTTCATCATAAACATTCTTTCCCCAGCCAATTATTCCGAATTCCAGAGATTGCTCACGAATCATGGTTTGTTGATTAAAGTTATTCCTGAACAGCATTATCTAGCTGAATTAAGAGACATCCTTTACAAAGGTACAGATAAACAGGTTTATTCCAATACACCTACAATTCGTTATTTCAACGAACGCTTCAATTTAATAGCTGTTGAAAACATTCAATATCAAGTTAGCCTCAGTGAGCACCTCATTCCACCTTTGCTTGAGATGACTCCGTTATCTTGGGGGGCTTCACAAGAGTCCAGAGAACAGATTTTACGGATGGATCTGAGAAAAATTACTATGGACTTTAAGATATTAGTGGGTATGATACCATCACAGAATTAGTGGTCTGCATTTACGATTAACTAATACCAAAGCCTTCATCAAGGCAGCCGATCAATGGATCGGCTGTTTTTGTTCAGGGAACATCGAAGTATTTTGAGCGTTAATCCCAATATGTGGTACTATCATTGGAATAAGAACATCTGAAATGAATCAAGGGGATGATAAGGTGGGCTCTAGGCTGATGCATTTGTTGATTTCAGATTTTGTGGGCAAGGAGCTGTTACTTGGAACGCTCCGCCTATCGTGCCTTGGATGTATGTAGGCCATTACTAGGTACTGGGGAGACACAAGTAGACCCGTCCGATTTTATTTAAATCCGAGAAACGAATAGAGTGATACTGAAATGATGTTGCACACGTAACTATAAAGCAAAATGCGGGACCATCATCTGATGGTCTTTTTATATTGAAATAGCAATTCTCTGATGAATCAATACGTTGCTATTCAATGCTGTCTCTGTTCAACGATTTTTTCACAACTTGACCTTAGGTCAGACCTAAGGTATAAGCTTAGATTTATAGTCAAGGAGTTTGGGGAGGAAAAGAGTTGAAAAAGGAAATTACAATTAGTGAGTTTGCCAAACTGATGGGTGTCTCAGTCCAACAAATTCGTTATTTTGAGGAAAAAGGCGTATTGTTCCCGTCTTACATAGATGAAAATCAATATCGCATGTATGGCATCCACGAGATTTACCGATTGGCGCATATTTTACTTCTCCGTAAAGTCGGGTTGTCCGTACAAGTCATCCGGACTTGGAGGGAAGAAGGTACACCGGATGACATGCAGGGATTACTTGTACAGTCGGTATCCAAGATGGAAGCCGAGATGGACAGGCTGCGAACGTTAAGCGGCTTTATCCGTAAGGTGCTGGATGAGAACGAGCGCTATGGGCAGGAGAACGCTTCTTTCCAGGTTATTCAACGCAATCAGCTTGTTCTGTCTTCTTGGTTCGAAATGGACATGGAGAGCGAACTGGATGCTCGAATGTTGGCTCAGCAGAGGGATACGCTGCCAGAGTTGTTTGAAGCGGACATTCATTACGTGTATGAGGGAAACCATCGTGTATTGCTGTGCACGGAAGTGCATGACATGGAAGGAGACATGGTTTTGCCAGCTGGCGAGTATTTATCTTACCGTTTCTCGATACAAGACGACGAAGAATTGGAGCAACACTTCAATCAGTTTCAGGCCTACGCCGATGGCAGCTCCCTTTTTCTAACCGGACCACGAATTCTTGTGGAGAAGTCGTATCTGTCTCTATTCACCCAAGAAAGCATATATTACGAGCTGCTCGCGTGTGTTAATCCCTACGGCAAGGATGCGCCGAAACCGGAGGAGAGTCAATGATCATCCATCCTATCGTTCACATGGAGCGAATGAAAGAGGAGCACAAAGCTTCAGTCAGTCAACTGCTGTTTCAAGGCTTCTCCAGCAAACTTGGTACAGGGCTGAAAGACGCGCAGTTACTGTTGTTATTAGAATGGTTTCTCATGTTGGATGAACAACGGGGAAATGGCCAGCGCATCGTTGCCTTACAGGAAAGCTCCGTCATTGGCAGTCTGTCTCTGCAGTTTCAGTCTTGGTCAGGCGAGAAGCGTCCAAGTGGAACAGTGACGGATCTGCTCCCCTTATGGAAAGGAATTCAAAGAGCTGGATGGGGAAAAGCATTAGGGTGTGCTGTACGATTGGCATGTTTGAGTCATCGTCCGGCACGTGGGGAAATGTATATTGCGGATGTATCCGTCCATCAACATTTTCGGGGATCAGGCGTGGGCCAATCGTTGCTGGAATGGGCGCTTCGTGAAGCAATGACAAGACCGGAAATCCGTTATACAAGCCTTCATGTGTCAGGGAGCAACGTTCGAGCCAAACGACTGTATGAACGCATGGGATTCCGGACGTTGGAAGTACAGCGCAGCTTATTCATGACGTGGCTGCTGGGTGAACAGGAATGGAATTACATGATATACGAAGGATAGGTAACTCTAGGGAAGAAAGGGATGTAGACGATACGTGAAAAAGAAATGGGGAATATCGCTCCTGATCATCCTGCTGTTGATGGGAGGAGCTGGTACAACTATTTTACTACAGAATAGCTTCAACATGGTCCAACAAGCTGTAGAGATTGATTCACCTCAAGGCAAACTGACGGGGATACTCACATTACCTCAGAAATATAACGGCAAGGTTGGACTCGTATTGTTCATTCATGGAGACGGTCCCATTGATGCGACGCATAATGATGGATATAAACCGCTCTGGGAACGGCTTGCTGCGCTTGGCTATGCGTCACTCTCGCTCGACAAGAGAGGGATCGGAGGATCAGAAGGCAGCTGGCTGGACCAAAGTATGGATGATCGAGTGGAGGAAGCACGACAGGCGCTGGCCTGGGCGAGGAAGCAGCCTGCAATTAATGCCAATCGCATTGGCGTATGGGGGGCAAGTCAGGCTGGATGGGTGATTCCTAAACTGGCTGGCAAAGAGCCTCTGGCTTTTAGCATTCTTGTCTCTCCGGCAATCAATTGGCTGACGCAGGGAGAATATAACACGCGTAGTGCAATGGCTAAGGAAGGACACTCCTTGAATGAGATTGAGCAGCAGGTGAATGAGGATAACCGAATCAAAGCGCTGCTAAAGACAGGCAGTTCTTATGAACAATATGTGAGCGTCGCTGGGCAAAAAGAGGCGATGTCCAGAGAACGCTGGAAGTTCGTGAGCCTGAACTATACCTCAGACGCAACAAAGGATATAGCCAATTTCGATTCCCCTGTTTTACTGATGCTAGGGGATCATGATATTAACGTTGACGTGAAAGAAACAGAAGCAGTTTACAGGGAACATGTATCACCATCCGAATTACTGCGAGTTAAAGTCCTGCCGAACACGGAGCACTCCATGCTCTCCACTTCGACAGCCGATTCCCAAGCGCGTGCGTTATTGATCAGCTTGTTTGCACCAAGGAACATCACGTCGAAGGGATACATGGAAGAAATCGCTGATTTCCTGCAATCCATTTCTCCAACTAAATGAGGTTTCCATAAGCATCCTTGGATGAATCACGGTCTCACTCATGAACTTTTCCACCCTATGAAAATAAAGGGTAATTCACTATGATAGAATGAATGCAGTTTGGATGATGGATAAGCGGAGGATAGAAGTATGAATAAAACGGAGCGGCACCTAGCTATCACCCTTGAATTACAGCGCAGCAAAACGCTAAGGGCAGAAGATCTGGCTTCCCGGTTTGAGACCAGTGTGCGAACGATATATCGGGATATGCAAGCACTAAGCGAAGCTGGGGTGCCGATTATAGGAGCACCTGGTCAGGGCTACTCATTAATGAAAGGATATTTTCTTCCCCCGGTTAGCTTCACTGCAGAAGAAGCTGTATCCCTGCTCATGGGGGCTGATTTTATTGAACAGAGATTGGATAGAACTTACGCGAATGAAGCCAAATCGGCTCAACGTAAAATTGAAGCTATTTTGCCAGAATCCGTTCGAAACGAGTCTACACGTGTTCGGGAAACGATGCGACTTCTTCATGGAAGTGAGCCGTTAACTGGTGAGAGGGTTAAAACGTACCTGAAGCAAATACGTAACGCCATTTTGGAACGTCGCAAGATTCGTTTTATGTACCGAAAAAAAATGCCGGGGCCAGATGGGAATCGAAGCAATCTCCGGGAGGTTTCTCCGTATGGATTATCCCTTTTGCATGAACATTGGGTTTTAATCGCACACTGCGATATGCGACAAGACATTCGTCATTTCCGATTGTCCCGAATGACAGAAGTTCATGTGATGGAGGACCGCTTTCTTTTGCCGGATGGTTTTGACTTAAGCAATTATCGGCCGTCTGATGATCGGAATGAACGGGTATTGATCAGGGCAAACCCTGAAATTGCAGACAAGATCATAGAACATGTTAACTTTTATATTGAATCCATAGAGGATCATATGGAAGGTGTGACTTTTCATTTACGTGTCCGGCATACGGAGGAACTAATGCATCATTTACTTGGA contains these protein-coding regions:
- a CDS encoding CBO0543 family protein codes for the protein MLGNIILGFIIPVLIGGWILRRHPKILLVFYPLGVAASSCINDVGFNFFWNILPNSNNQSYTALPMDLGIYPISGCLMMLAILKKGAKPWLAILITSLILTLIEWLAKEMGRVVYFNGWNIYWTALSYILPLLLAYVYGLLFKKVFVYPEQ
- the map gene encoding type I methionyl aminopeptidase, with protein sequence MIAKTEEDFNGLKEIGKIVAAIRDELVQRTIPGVTTKELDDIAGELFAKEGAVSAPKSEYDFPGYTCISVNDEVAHGIPGPRVIQEGDIVNIDVSGSKNSYFADTGISFVVGEGEEVLTKICDVAKKAFEAGLKKAKPGSKKSGIGKAVFQTAKQHELTVIKNLTGHGIGRTIHEAPDHIYNYNDTSDDELLKEGMVIAFEPFISTSEEEVYQKKDGWTFATEKSYVAQIEHTIILTKNGPIIITE
- a CDS encoding putative RNA methyltransferase; translation: MFKKSKKLIRAERIKDSLEIFSCPICSQQMKVMHLQSLVCINQHCFDIAKQGYINLSSRSTNSKYDKQIFEMRRIISQSGLFNPLQAAVSDIIVSHLQDNEPIRILDAGCGEGSHLNRIQTKINQKKRNPILAVGIDISKEGISLAAAEYSKAMWCVADIANIPLANQQFNFIINILSPANYSEFQRLLTNHGLLIKVIPEQHYLAELRDILYKGTDKQVYSNTPTIRYFNERFNLIAVENIQYQVSLSEHLIPPLLEMTPLSWGASQESREQILRMDLRKITMDFKILVGMIPSQN
- a CDS encoding MerR family transcriptional regulator, whose amino-acid sequence is MKKEITISEFAKLMGVSVQQIRYFEEKGVLFPSYIDENQYRMYGIHEIYRLAHILLLRKVGLSVQVIRTWREEGTPDDMQGLLVQSVSKMEAEMDRLRTLSGFIRKVLDENERYGQENASFQVIQRNQLVLSSWFEMDMESELDARMLAQQRDTLPELFEADIHYVYEGNHRVLLCTEVHDMEGDMVLPAGEYLSYRFSIQDDEELEQHFNQFQAYADGSSLFLTGPRILVEKSYLSLFTQESIYYELLACVNPYGKDAPKPEESQ
- a CDS encoding GNAT family N-acetyltransferase → MIIHPIVHMERMKEEHKASVSQLLFQGFSSKLGTGLKDAQLLLLLEWFLMLDEQRGNGQRIVALQESSVIGSLSLQFQSWSGEKRPSGTVTDLLPLWKGIQRAGWGKALGCAVRLACLSHRPARGEMYIADVSVHQHFRGSGVGQSLLEWALREAMTRPEIRYTSLHVSGSNVRAKRLYERMGFRTLEVQRSLFMTWLLGEQEWNYMIYEG
- a CDS encoding alpha/beta hydrolase family protein translates to MKKKWGISLLIILLLMGGAGTTILLQNSFNMVQQAVEIDSPQGKLTGILTLPQKYNGKVGLVLFIHGDGPIDATHNDGYKPLWERLAALGYASLSLDKRGIGGSEGSWLDQSMDDRVEEARQALAWARKQPAINANRIGVWGASQAGWVIPKLAGKEPLAFSILVSPAINWLTQGEYNTRSAMAKEGHSLNEIEQQVNEDNRIKALLKTGSSYEQYVSVAGQKEAMSRERWKFVSLNYTSDATKDIANFDSPVLLMLGDHDINVDVKETEAVYREHVSPSELLRVKVLPNTEHSMLSTSTADSQARALLISLFAPRNITSKGYMEEIADFLQSISPTK
- a CDS encoding helix-turn-helix transcriptional regulator codes for the protein MNKTERHLAITLELQRSKTLRAEDLASRFETSVRTIYRDMQALSEAGVPIIGAPGQGYSLMKGYFLPPVSFTAEEAVSLLMGADFIEQRLDRTYANEAKSAQRKIEAILPESVRNESTRVRETMRLLHGSEPLTGERVKTYLKQIRNAILERRKIRFMYRKKMPGPDGNRSNLREVSPYGLSLLHEHWVLIAHCDMRQDIRHFRLSRMTEVHVMEDRFLLPDGFDLSNYRPSDDRNERVLIRANPEIADKIIEHVNFYIESIEDHMEGVTFHLRVRHTEELMHHLLGWGGDVEVIEPESLRLRIQEVAKNILKHY